A window of the Streptomyces sp. NBC_01351 genome harbors these coding sequences:
- a CDS encoding tetratricopeptide repeat protein, giving the protein MGFMGDRSTLLETGRFARAEAEPGTEAEGAAPAADAQTALTDADFLDKHGAEDVFGEGDPASDAELEARHRVAADKGDPGAMSVLGALLLRRGDLDGAEPYLRGATGEGDRAAANNLGVLLHQRGYPDEAAGWWRVAAVAGSAPAAHALGRHFRERGDEPAAEYWMRQAAESGHALGAYGLADLLEHRGDKGVERWFRAAAEQGHREAAYRLARHLRKGDPAEAEQWYRQAAARGHRRAALHLGAQLEARGELKEAGRWYLTSAKQGEARAACALGFLLRDAGDEDSAAAWWHRAAQDGDGNAANALGALHAARGETETAERWYRTAMDAGDQNGAYNLALLCVAQERTAQAEQWYRRAAYAGHREAANALAILLLQGGDAAGAEPWFSKAAEAGSVDAAFNLGILFASRDEDRTALKWYERAASAGHTDAALQVGIALVRDGEERAAERHLRCAAGGGSAEAAFRLASLLESLAPPPEPVALGEPVGGAARTESEEWYERAAELGHRRAQVRVGMLASARGDVEVAARWYREAAEAGSRNGAFNLGLLLAREGNEPEAALWWTRAAVAGHGRAALRLGLLAARHGDLAEGQKWCVRAMELGPAEVSERAARLREALAEELSA; this is encoded by the coding sequence ATGGGATTTATGGGGGACAGGTCAACTCTGCTGGAGACAGGGCGGTTTGCGAGGGCGGAAGCCGAACCGGGCACAGAGGCCGAGGGGGCGGCTCCGGCCGCCGACGCGCAGACCGCACTGACCGATGCGGACTTCTTGGACAAGCACGGCGCGGAGGACGTGTTCGGCGAGGGCGACCCCGCCAGCGACGCCGAGCTGGAGGCCCGGCACCGGGTCGCCGCCGACAAGGGTGACCCCGGCGCCATGAGCGTGCTCGGGGCGCTGCTGCTGCGCCGTGGCGACCTCGACGGGGCCGAGCCCTACCTGCGCGGTGCCACCGGCGAAGGGGACCGTGCCGCCGCGAACAACCTCGGAGTACTGCTGCACCAGCGGGGCTACCCGGACGAGGCCGCCGGCTGGTGGCGGGTCGCCGCCGTGGCCGGATCCGCGCCGGCCGCGCACGCCCTCGGCCGCCACTTCCGCGAGCGCGGCGACGAGCCCGCCGCCGAGTACTGGATGCGCCAGGCGGCGGAATCCGGTCATGCGCTGGGCGCGTACGGACTGGCCGACCTGCTGGAGCACCGCGGGGACAAGGGCGTCGAGCGGTGGTTCCGTGCCGCTGCCGAACAGGGGCACCGCGAGGCCGCCTACCGGCTGGCGAGGCACCTGCGCAAGGGCGACCCCGCGGAGGCCGAGCAGTGGTACCGGCAGGCCGCCGCGCGCGGGCACCGGCGCGCCGCGCTGCACCTGGGCGCGCAGCTGGAGGCCCGCGGGGAGCTCAAGGAGGCCGGCCGCTGGTACCTGACCTCCGCCAAGCAGGGCGAGGCCCGGGCCGCGTGCGCGCTCGGCTTCCTGCTGCGCGACGCCGGCGACGAGGACAGCGCGGCCGCCTGGTGGCACCGTGCCGCGCAGGACGGCGACGGCAACGCCGCGAACGCGCTGGGCGCGCTGCACGCCGCCCGGGGCGAGACCGAGACCGCGGAGCGCTGGTACCGGACCGCCATGGACGCGGGCGACCAAAACGGGGCGTACAACCTTGCTCTGCTGTGCGTGGCACAGGAGCGGACCGCGCAGGCAGAGCAGTGGTACCGGCGCGCGGCCTACGCCGGGCACCGCGAGGCGGCCAACGCGCTGGCGATCCTGCTGCTCCAGGGCGGCGACGCGGCGGGCGCGGAGCCGTGGTTCTCGAAGGCGGCCGAGGCGGGCAGCGTCGACGCCGCCTTCAACCTCGGCATCCTCTTCGCCAGCCGGGACGAGGACCGGACGGCGCTGAAGTGGTACGAGCGGGCGGCGTCGGCCGGCCACACGGACGCGGCGCTCCAGGTCGGGATCGCGCTGGTGCGGGACGGCGAGGAGCGGGCCGCGGAGCGGCACCTGCGGTGCGCGGCGGGCGGCGGCAGCGCGGAGGCTGCCTTCCGGCTGGCCTCACTGCTGGAATCGCTGGCTCCGCCGCCGGAGCCGGTGGCGCTGGGCGAGCCGGTGGGCGGCGCCGCGCGGACCGAGAGCGAGGAGTGGTACGAGCGGGCCGCCGAGCTGGGGCACCGTCGGGCGCAGGTGCGGGTCGGCATGCTGGCGTCCGCCCGCGGTGACGTGGAGGTCGCCGCGCGGTGGTACCGGGAGGCGGCCGAGGCCGGCTCCCGCAACGGGGCCTTCAACCTCGGGCTGCTGCTGGCCCGCGAGGGGAACGAGCCCGAGGCCGCGCTGTGGTGGACCCGGGCCGCCGTGGCCGGCCACGGCCGGGCCGCGCTGCGGCTGGGGCTGCTGGCGGCCCGCCACGGGGACCTCGCGGAGGGCCAGAAGTGGTGCGTCCGGGCCATGGAGCTGGGGCCGGCGGAGGTCTCGGAGCGGGCGGCGCGGTTGCGCGAGGCGCTGGCCGAGGAACTCTCCGCCTGA
- a CDS encoding SOS response-associated peptidase, which produces MCGRYAAGRGPEELAEAFGIERWEPTETLAPDWNVAPTKEVHVVLDRPLKDAPERGPVRQLRVLKWGLVPSWAQNPDGAARMINARSETLAEKPSFRRPFAQRRCIVPADGYYEWVTAHDERQLEVEGKKKRARKQPYFVLPADGSVFAMAGIYEFWRDPTLPDRHPLAWWATCSVITAEAETAPLAVAPAEGPRSLSEIHPRMPLMLTPDRWDAWLDPANTDTEGSLRDLLAPPPAGLMRAYPVSTAASNVRNNGPELLTELAAPEESTLF; this is translated from the coding sequence ATGTGCGGAAGGTATGCAGCCGGTCGTGGGCCCGAGGAGTTGGCGGAGGCCTTCGGTATCGAGCGTTGGGAGCCGACGGAGACCCTGGCCCCCGACTGGAACGTGGCGCCGACGAAAGAGGTCCACGTCGTCCTCGACCGTCCTCTGAAAGACGCGCCCGAGCGCGGTCCGGTTCGCCAGTTGCGCGTCCTGAAGTGGGGGCTGGTCCCCTCCTGGGCCCAGAACCCCGACGGCGCCGCCCGGATGATCAACGCCCGCTCGGAGACCCTCGCCGAGAAGCCCTCCTTCCGCCGCCCCTTCGCCCAGCGCCGCTGCATCGTCCCCGCCGACGGCTACTACGAGTGGGTCACCGCCCACGACGAGCGGCAGCTGGAGGTGGAGGGCAAGAAGAAGCGGGCTCGCAAGCAGCCCTACTTCGTCCTCCCCGCGGACGGCTCCGTCTTCGCCATGGCCGGCATATACGAGTTCTGGCGCGACCCGACCCTGCCCGACCGGCACCCCCTCGCCTGGTGGGCCACCTGCTCCGTGATCACCGCCGAAGCCGAGACCGCGCCGCTGGCCGTGGCGCCCGCCGAGGGGCCGCGCTCGCTCTCCGAGATCCACCCGCGGATGCCGCTCATGCTCACCCCGGACCGCTGGGACGCCTGGCTGGACCCCGCGAACACCGACACCGAGGGCTCGCTGCGCGATCTCCTGGCGCCCCCGCCGGCCGGGCTGATGCGGGCCTACCCGGTCTCCACCGCCGCGAGCAACGTACGGAACAACGGGCCGGAACTGCTGACGGAGCTGGCCGCGCCGGAGGAGAGCACCCTCTTCTGA
- the rsgA gene encoding ribosome small subunit-dependent GTPase A, producing MRRYGKHTDEDDIRQRPNPKGNRPRTSIRPKHEDASEGFVLTVDRGRLTCLVEDRTVHAMKSRELGRKAAVVGDRVWIVGDLTGKKDTLARIVRIEERKSVLRRTADDDDPYERVVVANADQLAIVTALADPEPRPRMIDRCLVAAYDAGLEPLLVLTKSDLTSADKILEIYSTLGVNYVVTNREELATGDAAAKVRERLEGRITAFVGHSGVGKTTLVNSLVAPDRKRATGVVNAVTGRGRHTTTSALALPLPGMEGWVIDTPGVRSFGLHHVDPSRVILAFPDLVPGTEECPRACSHDEQDCALDKWVEDGHADPARLYSLRRLLETRERREGD from the coding sequence ATGCGCAGGTACGGCAAGCACACCGACGAGGACGACATCCGCCAGCGGCCCAACCCGAAGGGCAACCGGCCGCGGACGAGCATCCGGCCCAAGCACGAGGACGCCTCCGAGGGCTTCGTCCTCACCGTCGACCGCGGGCGGCTGACCTGCCTGGTCGAGGACCGCACGGTGCACGCGATGAAGTCCCGGGAACTGGGCCGCAAGGCTGCGGTGGTCGGCGACCGGGTCTGGATCGTCGGTGACCTGACCGGCAAGAAGGACACCCTCGCCCGCATCGTGCGGATCGAGGAGCGCAAGTCCGTCCTGCGGCGCACCGCGGACGACGACGACCCGTACGAGCGGGTGGTCGTCGCCAATGCCGACCAGCTGGCCATCGTCACGGCCCTGGCCGACCCGGAGCCGCGGCCCCGGATGATCGACCGCTGCCTGGTGGCGGCGTACGACGCCGGGCTGGAGCCGCTGCTGGTGCTCACGAAGTCCGACCTGACCTCGGCGGACAAGATCCTGGAGATCTACTCGACGCTCGGCGTGAACTACGTCGTGACCAACCGCGAGGAGCTCGCGACGGGCGACGCGGCCGCCAAGGTGCGCGAGCGCCTGGAGGGCCGGATCACCGCGTTCGTGGGGCACTCGGGCGTCGGCAAGACCACCCTGGTCAACTCCCTGGTGGCGCCGGACCGCAAGCGGGCGACAGGGGTGGTCAACGCGGTCACCGGGCGCGGCCGTCACACCACCACCTCGGCGCTGGCCCTGCCGCTGCCGGGGATGGAGGGCTGGGTCATCGACACGCCGGGCGTGCGCTCCTTCGGCCTGCACCACGTGGACCCGTCCCGGGTGATCCTGGCCTTCCCGGACCTGGTTCCGGGTACGGAGGAGTGTCCGCGCGCGTGCAGCCACGACGAGCAGGACTGTGCGCTCGACAAGTGGGTGGAGGACGGCCACGCCGATCCGGCGCGGCTGTATTCGCTGCGGCGGCTGCTGGAGACGCGGGAGCGCCGCGAGGGCGACTGA
- a CDS encoding M50 family metallopeptidase — protein MDSSTTAGLWDRLTGIQTAPEQWLVIATGLVALAAVGPRPLWRLSRNAVTIAHEGGHGLLALLTGRRLDGIRLHSDTSGVTVSRGKPTGLGMILTAAGGYTAPSLLGLGGALLLSAHRITLLLWVATALLVAMLVMIRNVYGALTVLLTGGTFVLVSWLAPAEVQAVFAYGVVWFLLLGGVRPVFELGAKRRNGGAPDSDADQLGRLTHLHPVVWLLFFHVVALCSLIGGGRWLLDL, from the coding sequence ATGGACAGCAGCACGACGGCCGGCCTGTGGGACCGGCTCACGGGTATACAGACGGCCCCCGAGCAGTGGCTGGTCATCGCGACCGGCCTGGTGGCACTGGCCGCCGTGGGGCCCCGCCCGCTGTGGCGGCTGTCCCGCAACGCCGTGACCATCGCGCACGAGGGCGGGCACGGGCTGCTGGCGCTGCTGACCGGGCGCCGTCTCGACGGGATACGGCTGCACTCCGACACCAGCGGGGTCACCGTCAGCCGGGGCAAGCCGACCGGCCTCGGGATGATCCTGACCGCCGCGGGCGGGTACACGGCCCCCTCGCTGCTCGGGCTCGGCGGGGCGCTGCTGCTGTCCGCGCACCGGATCACGCTGCTGCTGTGGGTGGCGACCGCCCTGCTGGTGGCGATGCTGGTGATGATCCGGAACGTGTACGGGGCGCTGACGGTGCTGCTGACCGGCGGAACGTTCGTGCTGGTGTCGTGGCTGGCCCCGGCCGAGGTGCAGGCCGTCTTCGCGTACGGGGTGGTGTGGTTCCTGCTGCTGGGCGGGGTCCGGCCGGTGTTCGAGCTGGGGGCCAAGCGCCGCAACGGTGGTGCGCCCGATTCGGACGCGGACCAGCTGGGGCGGCTCACGCACCTGCACCCCGTGGTGTGGCTGCTCTTCTTCCACGTCGTCGCGCTGTGTTCGCTCATCGGCGGCGGGCGTTGGCTTCTCGACCTCTGA
- the aroA gene encoding 3-phosphoshikimate 1-carboxyvinyltransferase, translating into MTETPALPALWPAPLAEAAVHATVTVPGSKSVTNRALVLAALAAEPGWVRRPLRSRDSQLMSDALRAMGVGIEETVSSSSAGNGDSGEAWRIIPAALHGPTTVDVGNAGTVMRFLPPVATLADGDIRFDGDPRSYERPLGQVITALRALGARIDDDGRGALPMTVQGGGALEGGTVEIDASNSSQFVSALLLSAPRFNQGVEVRHVGGNLPSMPHIRMTVEMLRAAGAQVDTPEAGGEKDVWRVAPGALLGRDMIVEPDLSNAQPFMAAALITGGTVTVPDWPRRTTQPGDALRRIFTEMGGSCELTDAGLVFTGTGKIHGIDVDLSEVGELTPGIAAVAALADSESVLRGVAHLRLHETDRLAALTKEINALGGDVTETADGLHIRPRPLHGGVFHTYDDHRMATAGAVIGLAVEGVQIENVATTAKTLPDFPKMWADMLAGSGSGAGA; encoded by the coding sequence ATGACCGAGACCCCCGCGCTCCCCGCCCTCTGGCCCGCTCCGCTCGCCGAAGCGGCCGTCCACGCCACCGTCACGGTGCCGGGGTCGAAATCGGTCACCAACCGTGCCCTGGTGCTGGCCGCGCTGGCCGCCGAGCCGGGCTGGGTGCGCCGCCCGTTGCGTTCGCGCGACTCCCAGCTGATGTCGGACGCGCTGCGCGCGATGGGCGTGGGCATCGAGGAGACGGTCTCCTCCAGCTCCGCGGGCAACGGCGACAGCGGCGAGGCCTGGCGGATCATCCCGGCGGCCCTGCACGGCCCGACGACCGTGGACGTCGGCAACGCGGGTACGGTCATGCGCTTCCTGCCTCCGGTGGCGACCCTCGCCGACGGCGACATCCGCTTCGACGGCGACCCGCGCTCCTACGAGCGTCCGCTCGGCCAGGTCATCACCGCCCTGCGCGCGCTCGGCGCCCGGATCGACGACGACGGCCGGGGCGCGCTCCCCATGACCGTCCAGGGCGGCGGGGCCCTGGAGGGCGGCACGGTCGAGATCGACGCCTCCAACTCCTCGCAGTTCGTCTCGGCCCTGCTGCTGTCCGCCCCCCGGTTCAACCAGGGCGTCGAGGTCCGGCACGTGGGCGGCAACCTGCCGTCGATGCCGCACATCCGGATGACCGTGGAGATGCTGCGCGCGGCGGGCGCCCAGGTCGACACCCCCGAGGCCGGCGGCGAGAAGGACGTGTGGCGGGTCGCCCCGGGTGCGCTGCTGGGCCGCGACATGATCGTGGAGCCGGACCTGTCCAACGCGCAGCCCTTCATGGCCGCCGCCCTGATCACCGGTGGCACGGTCACCGTCCCTGACTGGCCGCGCCGCACCACGCAGCCCGGTGACGCGCTGCGCCGCATCTTCACGGAGATGGGCGGCTCCTGCGAGCTGACCGACGCGGGCCTGGTCTTCACCGGCACCGGCAAGATCCACGGCATCGACGTGGACCTGAGCGAGGTCGGCGAGCTCACCCCGGGCATCGCGGCGGTCGCGGCGCTGGCCGACTCGGAGTCGGTGCTGCGCGGGGTCGCGCACCTGCGGCTGCACGAGACGGACCGGCTGGCCGCGCTGACCAAGGAGATCAACGCGCTCGGCGGCGACGTCACCGAGACCGCGGACGGCCTGCACATCCGCCCGCGCCCGCTGCACGGAGGCGTGTTCCACACCTACGACGACCACCGGATGGCCACCGCGGGCGCGGTGATCGGCCTGGCGGTGGAGGGCGTGCAGATCGAGAACGTGGCGACGACCGCGAAGACCCTGCCGGACTTCCCGAAGATGTGGGCCGACATGCTCGCGGGCTCAGGCTCGGGAGCGGGAGCGTAG
- the hisN gene encoding histidinol-phosphatase gives MPEYDDDLRLALELADAADATTMERFRALDLVVETKPDMTPVSEADKAAEEVVRAGIEAARPKDAILGEEYGLKGSGPRRWVVDPIDGTKNYVRGVPVWATLISLMEEGADGVFRPVVGVVSAPALGRRWWASKGGGAYAGGALGETAAIGVSKVAGLADASFAYSSLSGWEEQGRLAGFLDLTRACWRTRGYGDFWPYMMVAEGSLDLCAEPELNLWDMAAIAVVVEEAGGRFTSLDGVDGVHGGNAAASNGLLHEEMLGLLRPRP, from the coding sequence ATGCCCGAGTATGACGATGACCTGCGCCTTGCCCTCGAACTCGCCGACGCGGCGGACGCCACCACCATGGAGCGGTTCCGCGCCCTCGACCTGGTGGTCGAGACGAAGCCGGACATGACCCCGGTGAGCGAGGCGGACAAGGCCGCCGAGGAGGTCGTCCGGGCCGGCATCGAGGCCGCGCGGCCGAAGGACGCGATCCTGGGCGAGGAGTACGGGCTCAAGGGCAGCGGGCCGCGCCGCTGGGTGGTGGACCCCATCGACGGTACGAAGAACTACGTGCGCGGGGTGCCCGTCTGGGCGACCCTGATCTCCCTGATGGAAGAGGGCGCCGACGGGGTGTTCCGCCCGGTGGTCGGCGTGGTGTCCGCGCCGGCGCTGGGCCGCCGCTGGTGGGCCTCGAAGGGCGGCGGCGCCTACGCGGGCGGCGCGCTCGGCGAGACCGCTGCGATCGGCGTCTCGAAGGTGGCCGGGCTCGCCGACGCCTCGTTCGCGTACTCCTCGCTGAGCGGCTGGGAGGAGCAGGGCCGGCTCGCCGGGTTCCTGGACCTGACCCGCGCGTGCTGGCGTACGCGCGGCTACGGCGACTTCTGGCCGTACATGATGGTCGCGGAGGGCTCGCTGGACCTGTGCGCCGAGCCGGAGCTGAACCTGTGGGACATGGCCGCCATCGCGGTGGTGGTCGAGGAAGCGGGCGGCCGCTTCACCAGTCTGGACGGGGTGGACGGCGTACACGGCGGGAACGCGGCGGCGTCGAACGGACTGCTGCACGAGGAGATGCTGGGCCTGCTGCGCCCGCGCCCCTGA
- a CDS encoding CBS domain-containing protein has product MLVRDAMSTVILTLGPAHTLRQAACLMSGRRVGAAVVLDPDHSGIGILTERDILNSIGAGHDPDRETVGAHTTNNVVFCTPDATLQEAAEAMTHGGFRHLIVLEHGGPVGIVSVRDVIRCWTPARRTVSA; this is encoded by the coding sequence ATGCTCGTCCGTGACGCCATGAGCACCGTGATCCTCACCCTCGGACCCGCCCACACCCTCCGGCAGGCTGCCTGCCTGATGTCCGGCCGGCGCGTCGGCGCGGCCGTCGTCCTCGACCCCGACCACAGCGGAATCGGCATCCTGACCGAGCGCGACATCCTCAACTCCATCGGCGCGGGCCACGACCCCGACCGGGAGACCGTGGGCGCGCACACCACCAACAACGTGGTGTTCTGCACCCCGGACGCCACCTTGCAGGAGGCCGCGGAGGCGATGACCCACGGCGGCTTCCGGCATCTGATCGTGCTGGAGCACGGCGGCCCGGTGGGCATCGTGTCCGTACGCGACGTCATCCGGTGCTGGACACCGGCGCGGCGCACGGTCTCCGCCTAG
- a CDS encoding DMT family transporter, translating into MAWLLVVVAGILETGFAVCLKLSHGFTRLWPTIAFACFALGSFGLLTLALKKLDVGPAYAVWTGIGAAGTAIYGMVFLGDLVSTLKLVSISLVILGVIGLQLSGSAH; encoded by the coding sequence ATGGCGTGGCTGCTTGTCGTGGTTGCCGGAATCCTGGAGACCGGTTTCGCGGTCTGCCTCAAGCTGTCCCACGGGTTCACCCGGCTGTGGCCGACGATCGCCTTCGCCTGCTTCGCGCTCGGCAGCTTCGGCCTGCTCACCCTCGCGCTCAAGAAGCTGGACGTCGGGCCGGCGTACGCGGTGTGGACGGGCATCGGCGCGGCCGGGACGGCCATCTACGGCATGGTCTTCCTCGGCGACCTGGTCTCCACCCTCAAGCTCGTCTCGATCTCCCTGGTCATCCTCGGGGTCATCGGGCTGCAGCTTTCCGGCTCGGCGCACTGA
- a CDS encoding Fur family transcriptional regulator yields the protein MSDLLERLRGRGWRMTAQRRVVAEVLDGDHVHLTADEVHARAVSKLPEISRATVYNTLGELVTLGEVLEVSTDRRAKRYDPNAHRPHQHLVCAQCGAIRDVHPAGNPLSDLPDTERFGFVVSAVEVTYRGICPNCAGA from the coding sequence ATGAGTGACCTGCTGGAACGACTTCGCGGACGCGGCTGGCGCATGACGGCGCAGCGGCGTGTCGTGGCCGAGGTGCTCGACGGTGACCACGTTCACCTGACGGCCGACGAGGTGCACGCGCGCGCCGTGTCGAAGCTGCCCGAGATCTCCCGGGCGACCGTGTACAACACCCTGGGTGAACTGGTCACGCTCGGCGAAGTCCTGGAGGTCTCCACGGACCGCCGCGCCAAGCGGTACGACCCGAACGCCCACCGGCCGCACCAGCACCTGGTCTGCGCCCAGTGCGGCGCGATCCGCGACGTCCACCCGGCGGGCAACCCGCTCTCGGACCTGCCCGACACGGAGCGCTTCGGCTTCGTCGTCTCGGCGGTCGAGGTGACGTACCGCGGCATCTGCCCGAACTGCGCGGGCGCCTGA
- a CDS encoding TetR/AcrR family transcriptional regulator, which translates to MPAARESLLEAAGAALAARPWPDVRMVDVAAAAGVSRQTLYNEFGGKGGLGRALVRREGERYLDGVERALGTPGRTGERLAAVAEWTLRAARAYPLVRALLTGFWEPDLPAPGRAPGPGDMTRAVRDRAATVLMPAEDAQRCELAVRLALSYVVAPGEEPGAVELLRMLSAPSRKAAAR; encoded by the coding sequence ATGCCGGCAGCCCGGGAGTCCCTGCTGGAGGCGGCGGGAGCGGCGCTCGCGGCGCGCCCCTGGCCGGACGTGCGGATGGTGGACGTCGCGGCCGCGGCCGGGGTGTCCCGGCAGACCCTCTACAACGAGTTCGGCGGCAAGGGCGGCCTGGGCCGTGCCCTGGTCCGGCGCGAGGGCGAGCGCTACCTCGACGGGGTGGAGCGGGCCCTCGGCACTCCGGGGCGGACCGGCGAGCGGCTCGCCGCGGTCGCGGAGTGGACCTTGCGGGCGGCCCGCGCGTACCCCCTCGTACGGGCGCTGCTGACCGGCTTCTGGGAACCGGACCTGCCCGCGCCGGGGCGGGCGCCCGGGCCCGGTGACATGACCCGGGCGGTACGCGACCGGGCGGCGACCGTGCTGATGCCCGCGGAGGACGCCCAGCGGTGCGAGCTCGCGGTACGGCTCGCGCTCTCCTACGTGGTGGCCCCGGGGGAGGAGCCGGGGGCGGTGGAGCTGCTCAGGATGCTCAGTGCGCCGAGCCGGAAAGCTGCAGCCCGATGA